Sequence from the Gemmatimonadota bacterium genome:
TTCGAGAAAGCTGGCAGCCTGCTCACGACGCGCGTCACGGCGCCGATTGTCGCGGCCAGCGCGGCGGTCTTCAAGTTCTCCGCAGACTTCGAGTCGTCCATGACGAAAGTCGTGACGATTGCGGGTGAGTCTGCCGACAACTTGGCGTCGATGAAGAAGTCGGTGCTGGAGTTGTCCGCCAGTGTCGCTATTGGCCCGAAGGCGCTGGCTGATGCGCTGATCGTCGTGGAATCGACCGGCATCCACGGTGCGGAGGCGCTGGACATTCTCAAGCGTTCGGCGCAGGCGTCGGCGACGGGACTGGGAGAAACGAAGGACATTGCCCGTGCGGTCACGGCGGCGATCACGGCCTACGGCTCGAGCAATCTCACGGCGGCGCAAGCGACAGACGTCCTGTTCGCGGCTGTGAAGGCTGGCGGAGCGGAAGCGGACGAGTTCGCCGGATCGCTGGGCCGCGTGATCGGCATCTCCGCGCAGGCTGGCGTGTCGTTTCAGGAAGTCGCCGGATTCATTGCGACGTTCACCCGTCTCGGCGTCGATGCGGACGAAGCGGTCACGGCATTGCGCGGCACGCTCGGCACGGTCCTGAAGCCCTCCAAGGAAGCGCGCGAAGCCCTAGCCAGCGTGGGCTCGTCCGTCGATGAGCTGCGGGCCAGCATCAAGGACAAAGGGCTGACGCAAGCCCTGATTGACCTTGTCACCTCGACGAAGGGCAATGTCGACACGATGGCCGCGATCGTGCCGAACGTGCGCGCCCTCGCAGGCGTCCTCGGCACGGCAGGCGCACAGGCGCAGCAGATGCGCGACGTGCTCGATCAGGTGTCGCACTCCACTGGCGTGCTCGATGCGGCGTTTAAGACGACGCAGCAGACGTCGGCGTTCACGTGGGGCCAACTCAAGGCCGACGTGGAAGCCGCCGCCATCGCGTTTGGCGATCAGCTCGCGCCGCATCTCAAAGACGCGATGAAGGCGCTGATGCCGCTGAAGGACGTCGCCATTGGCCTGGCGTCGGCATTCGGCGCGCTGCCGTCGTCGGTGCAGACCGCGATCATCGCCTTCGGCGCGCTCGTCGTGGCGATTGGCCCGCTGTCGTTTGCGTTCGGCAGCCTCTTGCGCGTGATCGGTGCGGTGCAGACCGCGCTCGTAACGCTCGCCACCACGATCACGACAGGCGGTCTGTCGTCAGGCTTGGTCGGGCTGGGCATCGCCGCGGCTGGCATCGGCACAGGCTTCCTCATCGCCAACGGACAGATGAAGGAGTTCCTGAAGAATCAGGCCGCGATCAACGACCAGTGGAAGGCGCAGCAGGACGTCAAGCGTCTCGTGGCGGCCGGTCAGTCTGTGCCGCAGGAACTGGCGAATCGTGCGCGAGGCCTGAAGTTGCTGTCGCCTGGTGGCGGCATCGATGTCGATCTCGGCGGACTCTCGAGCCTTACACCTGGAGGCATCTCGTCCACGCACGCGGGCGCGGTGCGCGTCATTGACCCGGACGTGTTGCAGGCATTGGACGCGCTGTCGGTGGACATCGGCCGGAGCCTGAGCAGCACAGCCGTGCTCGGCATCGGATCGCTGATTGGCAAGGGCGTGGGCGGCAGTCTCGGCGCTCCGCCGTTCGACGCACGGCTCCTGCTCGGCGGCGCAGTCTCCTCGAACGCGAATGCGTTCCTGTCGCAGTTCGGCAGCACTAGCACGGGCGCCCCGTCGTCGCCCGATCTGTCCGGCATCAAGGGGCAGAACATCGACTGGCTCGGCCTGACGCCTGCGAACAGCGGTGGTCTGGGCAGTCAGTTCGCGTCATCGCTCGGCAGTTTCTCGACGTCGCTCGGGCCGACAGTGCTCGGCGCGGTGCAGGGCGGCGGCAGCGTCAGCAAGGCCATCGGCGCGCAGGCAATAAATGCGTTCACGCCGATCGCCGCGCACGCGATCAGTGGCGCGTTGAGTACAGGCCTAGGCATATCCGGGTCGGTCGCGCTCGGCGTTGGGACGCTCGGTATCGGTGCGGCCGTCATGGGTGGCATCGCGCTCTACAAGCATCTGACGGACGTGAGTGGCCGGCGCGATGTGGAGCAGTTCGCGGGCCAGATGGGCGGCTTCGACGAACTCCACAAGAAACTCGGCGAGCTCGGCGCGGACGGCGAACGGCTGTGGGTGAAACTGACGCAGGGGACGGGTCAGGGCAACTCCAAGCAAGCGAAAGAGAACATCGACGCGATCACGATGGCCTTGAGCAAGGCAGGTAATGCCGCGAAAGATGCGCAGGACGCCTTCGGCAAGATCCAGAGCAACTTCGCCACCGCGCAAGGGCTGATCGAGAAGTACCACATCAATCTCGACAACGTCGGGCACTCGTATCAGCAGCTCAAGACGTCCGCCTCGGCGTTGGATCTGGCGAAGGACATCAAGTCGTGGGTCGATGCGGGCCTCGACCTGAATGACATCCTCAACGGCACGAAGGACGCCTTCGAGGCGGTCGTGCTGGATGCGATCAAGAACCAGACGGTGCTGCCGGACTCGATCAAGCCCTACCTGCAAACGCTCGTCAACTGGGGCTTGTTGCTCGACGAAAACGGCGAGGCCATGACGGACCTGTCGAAGCTGAACTTTGCTCCGACGATGGCCGACACGATGCTCGCGCTGAACGACACGCTGAAGACGCTGAACGAGACGTTGAAGTTGATCGGCCTGACCAGCGGTGAAGTCGCCAAGCAGATTCAGCAGAACTTCAATAAGATCCATATTCCCAGCTTCTCGATTCAAGATCCCGGTTCGCCTGGCTTTGGCGAAGACCCGGCGGTGGCGGGCGGTCGGAGCAGCGGTCCTGCGCTCGTCGCCGACATCCCTGTCTC
This genomic interval carries:
- a CDS encoding phage tail tape measure protein, which codes for MNAGEIEATITLRDQLSSQLNTIVGNLQKAGVKMDQVGQQFEKAGSLLTTRVTAPIVAASAAVFKFSADFESSMTKVVTIAGESADNLASMKKSVLELSASVAIGPKALADALIVVESTGIHGAEALDILKRSAQASATGLGETKDIARAVTAAITAYGSSNLTAAQATDVLFAAVKAGGAEADEFAGSLGRVIGISAQAGVSFQEVAGFIATFTRLGVDADEAVTALRGTLGTVLKPSKEAREALASVGSSVDELRASIKDKGLTQALIDLVTSTKGNVDTMAAIVPNVRALAGVLGTAGAQAQQMRDVLDQVSHSTGVLDAAFKTTQQTSAFTWGQLKADVEAAAIAFGDQLAPHLKDAMKALMPLKDVAIGLASAFGALPSSVQTAIIAFGALVVAIGPLSFAFGSLLRVIGAVQTALVTLATTITTGGLSSGLVGLGIAAAGIGTGFLIANGQMKEFLKNQAAINDQWKAQQDVKRLVAAGQSVPQELANRARGLKLLSPGGGIDVDLGGLSSLTPGGISSTHAGAVRVIDPDVLQALDALSVDIGRSLSSTAVLGIGSLIGKGVGGSLGAPPFDARLLLGGAVSSNANAFLSQFGSTSTGAPSSPDLSGIKGQNIDWLGLTPANSGGLGSQFASSLGSFSTSLGPTVLGAVQGGGSVSKAIGAQAINAFTPIAAHAISGALSTGLGISGSVALGVGTLGIGAAVMGGIALYKHLTDVSGRRDVEQFAGQMGGFDELHKKLGELGADGERLWVKLTQGTGQGNSKQAKENIDAITMALSKAGNAAKDAQDAFGKIQSNFATAQGLIEKYHINLDNVGHSYQQLKTSASALDLAKDIKSWVDAGLDLNDILNGTKDAFEAVVLDAIKNQTVLPDSIKPYLQTLVNWGLLLDENGEAMTDLSKLNFAPTMADTMLALNDTLKTLNETLKLIGLTSGEVAKQIQQNFNKIHIPSFSIQDPGSPGFGEDPAVAGGRSSGPALVADIPVSSVTRAGMAFVKPGDIIGMPGRGGGLGSTVVVNVSAIDAASFEDWGRRGGARMIAGMVAEYAQRNRLA